CGCCGGCTGCGCGTCCGGCGAGGAGGCGTACAGCCTGGTGATGGTCCTGGCGGAGCTGATGGGGCCCGAGGCAGTTGCCGAACGGGTGAAGGTGTACGCCACAGACATCGACACCGACGCCCTGGCCGCCGCCCGGGCCGGTGTGTACTCGGCGAAGCAGGTCGAGTCGGTTCCGGGGAACCTGCTGAAGACCTACTTCGAGGAGACCGGGGGCAACTTCACCTTCGACCGGAACCTGCGCCGCTCCGTCATCTTCGGCAGGCACGACCTCCTGCAGGACGCGCCGATATCCCACGTGGACATCCTGACCTGCCGCAACACCTTGATGTACTTCAACAGCGAGGCCCAGGCCCGGATCATGAGTCGCTTCTACTTCGGGTTGAACGAAAACGGCATCCTGCTGCTGGGAAAGGCCGAGATGATGTCCGGCTACGGGCGGGCCTTTACTCCGGTCGACCTCAAGCGCCGGGTCTTCGCCCGCGGGCCCAAGCGGGAGGCCCGCGACCGGCTGATGCTCCTGGCCCAGTCCGGCGACCACGACGCCCTCGGCCAGCTGACCAACCACGTCCGGGCCAGGGAGATGGTCTTCGAGGGAGCGTCGGTGGCCCAGATCATGGTCGACAGCACCGGCCTGCTGGTGCTGGCCAACGCCCGGGCGCGGGAGATCTTCGGCCTGCAGCCCAACGACGTCGGCCGGCCGTTCCAGGACCTGGAGCTGTCCTGGCGGCCGGCGCAGCTGCAACCGCTCCTGGAGAGGGCCCAACGCGATCAGAAGAAGATCTCTCTCAAGGGGGTTGAGTGGCAGGCGCTCGGGGAGCACATGTACCTGAACATCGACATCGTCCCCCTCCACGACAACGGCAGCCGGGTCCTGGGTGTGGGGGTCCACTTCTACGACGTGAGCCGCGAGCGCAGCCTGCGGCACGAGCTCCAGCAGTCCAACCAGGAGCTGGAAACGGCCATCGAGGAGCTTCACTCCACCAACGAGGAAATGGAGACCACAAACGAGGAGCTCCAGTCGACCAACGAGGAGCTGGAGACGACCAACGAGGAGCTGCAAGCCACCAACGAGGAGCTGGAGACGATGAACGAGGAGCTCCAGTCGACCAACGAGGAGCTCGAGGCCGCCAACGAGGAGCTGCGGGGCCGCACCGCCGAGCTCAACCGCCTGAACCGGTTTCTCGAGACGATGATGTCCAGCGTCCGGGCCTCGGTCATAGTGCTCGACTCAGCTCTGAAAGTGAAGCTCTGGAACCAGCACAGCAAGGAACTGTGGGGACTTTCCGAGGACGAGGTGGTCGGCTCTCCCCTTCTCGGGCTCGACACCGGCCTCCCGGTCGACGGCCTCGCCGCAGCGTTGACCGCCTCGTTACGCGGCGCGTCGGAGCACTACGAGACCGAGATCGACGCGGTCGACCGCAGGGGCAGGACGATCCGCTGCCGGGCCTCCATCTCCCCGATGAGGATCGACTCCGACGAGGCCTCGGGCGTGGTCCTGATGCTCGAAAAGATCCTCATTTCCGAAGGCCCCACCGGGTAGTTTCACGCCCCCCGGAAACCCTTGTCCTCCGGGCCGTTTAGAGTTCATGGCAAGCGGCTGCGGGCGGGCTCGGATTTTCCCAACCTCGACCCCGAAACCGTCAATTTAGTCTTGACAACAACTCACGCTTGGTGAATTCTTAGCACGCTCAGTAGCGGGGAGTATCCATAGGCCTGAAAGCTGGCCCCGGCCACGGGGAGCCACCAGCTTGACGGCTCGCATACGTATTGCCGGAATTACTGGATTCGGCACAACCACTTCAAATAGCATGACCGCACAAACAGCGACATAACGCTTTTTCAAGCAAGAGGAGACAAACCCCACATGTCCAGGAATAAGAAAATGGGACGCAGGCTCGGAGCGCTAGTCTCGCTCTTGGCGCTGCTCCTGATGCTGGCGCCACCGGCCGGTGCCGCAGTGCCCTTCAAGGACGCTGCATTCTCCGGCTACGCGACCGGCACCTACCTCCACGTCGACGCGCTGACCATAGGCACCACGCCGACGGTCAAGGCCGACGTCGGCTTCGCGGGTGCGTCGGTCAACTCGAAGGGCCTCTCAGCACCGGTGGTCGACGAGTTGGGCCGCACGGTTTCCCCCACGGTTGCCGGTAAGAACAGCTACGGCGCGGGCTTCGGCCTCGACGCCAACCTGCTCGGCGGAAGCCTTCTGGCCGGACAGCAGGCTGCTGCTGCTGCGCCGCCTTCCACGGAGCTCGTGATCCAGCGCGCCGTAGACCTGTCGAACGCTCTCCCCGGCGT
This window of the Actinomycetota bacterium genome carries:
- a CDS encoding CheR family methyltransferase; translation: MEEPIDPDLDLLLNHIRSTRGFDFADYKPTGLSRRINRRMQSLGIETYGLYLDRLQVDPSEYEHLFNFILINVTDFFRDPEIWDYMRDEAIPRVLERKLPSEPIRVWCAGCASGEEAYSLVMVLAELMGPEAVAERVKVYATDIDTDALAAARAGVYSAKQVESVPGNLLKTYFEETGGNFTFDRNLRRSVIFGRHDLLQDAPISHVDILTCRNTLMYFNSEAQARIMSRFYFGLNENGILLLGKAEMMSGYGRAFTPVDLKRRVFARGPKREARDRLMLLAQSGDHDALGQLTNHVRAREMVFEGASVAQIMVDSTGLLVLANARAREIFGLQPNDVGRPFQDLELSWRPAQLQPLLERAQRDQKKISLKGVEWQALGEHMYLNIDIVPLHDNGSRVLGVGVHFYDVSRERSLRHELQQSNQELETAIEELHSTNEEMETTNEELQSTNEELETTNEELQATNEELETMNEELQSTNEELEAANEELRGRTAELNRLNRFLETMMSSVRASVIVLDSALKVKLWNQHSKELWGLSEDEVVGSPLLGLDTGLPVDGLAAALTASLRGASEHYETEIDAVDRRGRTIRCRASISPMRIDSDEASGVVLMLEKILISEGPTG